In Trichomycterus rosablanca isolate fTriRos1 unplaced genomic scaffold, fTriRos1.hap1 scaffold_156, whole genome shotgun sequence, one genomic interval encodes:
- the LOC134305886 gene encoding LOW QUALITY PROTEIN: myelin basic protein-like (The sequence of the model RefSeq protein was modified relative to this genomic sequence to represent the inferred CDS: deleted 2 bases in 1 codon): protein MGQPLGKRELSPETKVLSEAAPAAVGDGDGQDEVFGLNNSDVNQNKNRLNKSEASPGSALHAPPSTGQTNRSRGSSPRSHLVRLFSRDAPGREDNTFKERPSESDELQTIEEAGAAASENSETTTIVQWYRPPCAPSMASSGSSGQSGFRLGRSSSKKNPGMMDQIGKIFGGDKKRKGKGSFRGALSASPQRSSHSSPRRRPGDNAVVHFFRTMVSPAAAPKSRGVQKGQGSQKSQKGKAGEGTLTRIFKMGGSRAASPAKR from the exons ATGGGGCAGCCCCTGGGAAAACGGGAATTATCACCTGAAACCAag gttcTGTCAGAAGCGGCTCCAGCAGCAGTAGGAGACGGTGACGGTCAGGACGAGGTGTTCG GCCTGAACAACTCGGACGTGAACCAGAACAAAAACCGCTTAAACAAAAGTGAGGCGTCGCCAGGCTCCGCCCTCCATGCCCCTCCCAGCACTGGACAGACCAATCGGAGTCGTGGATCCTCACCACGCTCACACCTGGTACGCCTTTTCTCCCGTGATGCTCCGGGCCGAGAGGACAACACCTTCAAAGAGCGCCCGTCAGAGTCAGACGAGCTTCAGACCATCGAGGAGGCCGGAGCCGCCGCGTCCGAAAACTCTGAG ACAACGACCATCGTTCAGTGGTATCGTCCACCCTGCGCCCCCAGCATGGCATCTTCAGGCTCATCGGGACAGTCCGGCTTCAGACTCGGACGCTCCAGCAGCAAGAAAAACCCCGGAATGATGGATCAGATCGGCAAAATCTTTGGAGGAGATAAGAAGCGAAAGGGCAAG GGGTCATTTCGGGGGGCCCTGTCCGCGTCCCCTCAGAGATCCAGTCACTCGTCCCCTCGTCGTCGACCTGGAGATAACGCTGTGGTTCACTTCTTTAGAACAATG GTTTCTCCTGCTGCTGCTCCTAAATCCAGG GGTGTTCAAAAGGGACAAGGATCACAGAAGAGCCAGAAGGGCAAAGCAGGAGAAGGGACCCTGACCCGCATCTTCAAAATG gGAGGAAGTCGTGCAGCTTCTCCTGCTAAACGCTGA